A region of Paraburkholderia sp. BL23I1N1 DNA encodes the following proteins:
- the ntrC gene encoding nitrogen regulation protein NR(I), with translation MKPIWIVDDDQSIRWVLEKALARENFATRSFANVREASAALDHDSPQVLVSDIRMPGGSGLELLQTVRDKVPGLPVIIMTAFSDLDSAVAAFQGGAFEYLAKPFDVDKAVELIRRAVDESMRGEQTWDDRVAEAPEMLGQAPAMQDMFRAIGRLSHSAATVLITGESGTGKELVARALHRHSPRANGPFIALNTAAIPKDLLESELFGHERGAFTGAQAMRQGRFEQAENGTLFLDEIGDMPFDLQTRLLRVLSDGQFYRVGGHNPLRANVRVIAATHQNLESRVRQGLFREDLYHRLNVIRLRLPALRERSEDIPLLTRHFLQKSARDLGVEPKRVSEDALAYLASLPFPGNVRQLENLANWLTVMAPAQTIEIKDLPPDLGPAQAGVTDLAGGGSGVIGAGESGLAGGAPINGIGAATHPASAAGMPAATTVSAWEGGLRTEVARMLRENAADVMDELARRFEAAVIREALDFTRGRKVEAAERLGIGRNTITRKIQELNLEP, from the coding sequence ATGAAGCCGATCTGGATAGTAGACGACGATCAATCGATTCGCTGGGTGCTCGAAAAAGCGCTCGCTCGCGAAAACTTCGCGACACGTAGCTTCGCGAACGTGCGCGAGGCTTCGGCGGCGCTCGATCACGACAGCCCCCAGGTGCTGGTGTCCGACATTCGGATGCCTGGCGGCTCCGGCCTCGAATTGCTGCAAACCGTCCGTGACAAGGTGCCGGGCCTGCCCGTCATCATCATGACGGCGTTCTCGGACCTGGATAGCGCGGTCGCCGCATTCCAGGGCGGTGCTTTCGAATACCTCGCCAAACCGTTCGACGTCGACAAGGCGGTCGAGTTGATCCGCCGCGCGGTCGACGAAAGCATGCGCGGCGAACAGACGTGGGATGACCGCGTCGCCGAAGCACCGGAGATGCTCGGGCAGGCGCCGGCGATGCAGGACATGTTTCGCGCGATCGGCCGGCTGTCGCATTCCGCGGCCACCGTGCTCATTACCGGCGAATCAGGCACCGGAAAGGAACTGGTCGCGCGCGCGTTGCACCGACATAGCCCACGCGCGAACGGTCCCTTCATCGCGCTGAATACGGCGGCAATTCCGAAGGATCTGCTGGAGTCCGAACTGTTTGGTCACGAGCGCGGTGCGTTCACCGGTGCGCAGGCCATGCGCCAGGGGCGCTTCGAGCAGGCCGAGAACGGCACGCTGTTTCTCGACGAAATCGGCGACATGCCGTTCGATTTGCAGACACGCCTGTTGCGTGTGCTCTCGGACGGGCAGTTCTATCGCGTCGGTGGTCACAATCCGTTGCGCGCCAACGTGCGCGTGATTGCGGCGACGCACCAGAACCTCGAATCGCGCGTGCGTCAGGGCCTGTTCCGCGAGGACTTGTATCACCGGCTCAATGTGATCCGCTTGCGCTTGCCGGCGTTGCGCGAGCGCAGCGAAGACATTCCGCTGCTCACTCGTCACTTCCTGCAAAAGAGTGCGCGCGATCTGGGCGTGGAGCCGAAGCGCGTGTCAGAAGATGCGCTTGCTTATCTGGCCTCGCTGCCGTTTCCGGGCAATGTGCGTCAACTGGAGAATCTCGCCAACTGGCTCACGGTGATGGCGCCGGCGCAGACCATCGAGATCAAGGACTTGCCGCCCGATCTGGGGCCCGCGCAAGCAGGCGTAACCGATCTCGCGGGCGGTGGCAGCGGCGTGATCGGCGCGGGTGAATCAGGCCTCGCCGGCGGCGCGCCGATCAATGGCATCGGCGCGGCCACGCATCCGGCTTCTGCTGCCGGCATGCCGGCAGCGACCACCGTGAGCGCCTGGGAAGGCGGCTTGCGCACCGAAGTCGCGCGGATGTTGCGCGAGAATGCGGCCGACGTCATGGACGAACTCGCACGCCGTTTCGAAGCGGCGGTGATTCGCGAGGCGCTGGATTTCACGCGCGGACGCAAGGTGGAGGCCGCGGAGCGCTTGGGCATTGGCCGCAATACGATCACGCGCAAGATTCAGGAACTCAATCTCGAACCCTGA
- the glnL gene encoding nitrogen regulation protein NR(II), whose amino-acid sequence MVLKNLMKARKGHEQTLSNDAQLVSSGLLPGFEALPTVVLVLDKRALRVVFANPSAESMLELSRKQLTQMAWQDIFSNADELVATISAIAAHRFHATHLDAVLERPGHEPLHVHAIVGFLESAQDYVLLELFENERHLRSDREERINDLTAVNKQLIRNLAHEIKNPLGGIRGAAQLLEFELGERQRDELREYTQVIIKESDRLQTLVDRLLEPHRHPHIVGDVNIHEVCERVRQVILAEFPRGLTIERDYDVSVPDLRGDKEQLIQALLNIVRNAAEALRERISQGDARIELRTRIARKITVSKRLCKLALDLHITDNGPGIPEEIRDRIFYPLVSGREDGSGLGLTLAQTFVQQHDGLIEVDSRPGHTEFQILLPLDC is encoded by the coding sequence ATGGTTCTGAAGAATCTGATGAAGGCAAGGAAAGGACACGAGCAGACGCTGTCGAATGACGCTCAGCTGGTGAGTTCCGGTTTGCTGCCGGGCTTCGAGGCATTGCCGACGGTTGTGCTGGTGCTCGACAAGCGCGCGCTGCGTGTGGTGTTTGCGAACCCGTCGGCGGAATCGATGCTTGAGCTTTCGCGCAAGCAATTGACGCAGATGGCATGGCAGGACATTTTCTCGAATGCCGACGAACTGGTCGCAACCATCTCCGCGATCGCTGCTCACCGTTTTCACGCGACGCATCTCGACGCCGTACTCGAGCGCCCGGGCCACGAGCCGCTGCATGTACATGCGATCGTCGGCTTTCTGGAGAGCGCGCAAGACTACGTGCTGCTCGAACTATTCGAGAACGAGCGGCATTTGCGCTCGGACCGCGAGGAGCGCATCAATGACCTCACGGCCGTCAACAAACAACTGATCCGCAATCTCGCGCATGAGATCAAGAACCCGCTCGGGGGGATTCGCGGCGCGGCGCAACTGCTCGAGTTTGAACTCGGCGAGCGTCAGCGCGACGAGTTGCGCGAGTACACGCAGGTCATCATCAAGGAATCGGACCGGTTGCAAACGCTGGTCGATCGCTTGCTGGAGCCGCACCGTCATCCGCATATCGTCGGCGACGTGAATATTCACGAGGTATGTGAGCGCGTGCGCCAGGTGATTCTCGCGGAGTTTCCGCGCGGACTGACGATCGAGCGCGATTACGATGTGAGCGTGCCGGACCTGCGCGGCGACAAGGAGCAACTGATCCAGGCGCTTCTGAACATCGTGCGTAATGCTGCCGAAGCGTTGCGTGAACGCATCTCGCAAGGCGACGCGCGCATCGAATTGCGCACGCGCATTGCGCGCAAGATCACCGTGTCGAAACGCTTATGTAAGCTGGCACTGGACTTGCATATCACTGACAACGGCCCAGGCATTCCCGAGGAAATCCGTGACCGCATTTTCTATCCGCTCGTGTCGGGGCGCGAGGACGGTAGCGGTCTCGGCCTGACGCTCGCGCAGACCTTCGTGCAGCAACACGACGGGCTGATCGAAGTGGACAGCCGGCCGGGCCATACCGAGTTTCAGATTCTGCTGCCGCTCGACTGCTAA
- a CDS encoding prolyl oligopeptidase family protein, protein MPAPPASFSWPLSPDPFLSLEALDDPGALAWVETQNARTRTAWCRGAEFESLQRRLADAYLPRERPVIPDRWKDWAYDLWQDERNPKGIWRRTTWAAWRSGAPVWQNLLDFDALGAAEGTPWVCAELDILYPDGDRALITLSPGGSDALVVREFDIDAQRFVDDGFVIAKAGKHTASWIDRNTLYVGWDNGRKTLTRSGYPREVRRWTRGSALADAPVVFKGAFGDIGVEAHYDPVEQRHTMVSSVDFFDSHTYYLDGVAGTADSADAWQQYDVPSHVAVGGWQGWLLLEPRLDWDCNGVCYPGGALLAIREGAFLRGEHDVTPLFMPTSQTSACEWTHTRNVLIVSYLENVQSRTSLWIPSQADDQTWHWHQRLFPSRDDVQADVSPVEPTLNDEVFVDTDDYLQPPAYWLTDLAQNNLSDWALLDRWPTQFDAAPFAVTRGHAVSTDGTRVPYTVIGPRVVQQMEQGQTVQQTRGQGCKQTHEHAHTHTPELAHEPARPCLLNGYGGFAIPLLPGYLTGQGIGWLARGGVYVVAHIRGGGEFGTAWHMAAQGEHRQRAFDDFIAVAEALIRTGVTSAAQLGIQGGSNGGLLVAACMVQRPELFGAVVCEVPLLDMSRYHLLHAGASWIDEYGDPDEPDEARMLAAYSPYHRVSADVAYPPVLFTTSTADDRVHPGHARKMAARMQALGADRVWYRENTEGGHGGSDELEQAEHDAMVFEFLWRCLNGPA, encoded by the coding sequence ATGCCCGCTCCTCCCGCCTCTTTCTCCTGGCCGCTTTCCCCCGATCCCTTTCTGTCGCTCGAGGCGCTCGACGACCCCGGCGCGCTCGCGTGGGTCGAAACGCAGAACGCCCGCACGCGCACCGCATGGTGCCGCGGCGCGGAATTCGAGTCGCTCCAACGGCGGCTTGCCGACGCTTATCTGCCGCGCGAGCGTCCGGTCATTCCCGATCGCTGGAAAGATTGGGCCTACGATCTGTGGCAGGACGAACGCAATCCCAAAGGCATCTGGCGACGCACGACATGGGCGGCCTGGCGCAGCGGCGCGCCCGTCTGGCAGAACCTGCTCGACTTCGACGCGCTCGGTGCGGCCGAAGGCACGCCGTGGGTCTGCGCCGAACTCGACATTCTCTATCCGGACGGCGATCGCGCGCTGATCACGCTGTCGCCGGGCGGTTCGGATGCGCTGGTTGTGCGCGAGTTCGACATCGACGCGCAACGTTTTGTCGACGACGGTTTCGTGATTGCGAAGGCCGGCAAGCACACGGCTTCGTGGATCGACCGGAATACGCTTTACGTCGGCTGGGACAACGGCCGCAAGACGCTGACGCGCTCCGGCTATCCGCGCGAAGTGCGACGCTGGACGCGGGGCAGTGCGCTGGCCGATGCGCCGGTGGTTTTCAAAGGTGCATTCGGCGACATCGGCGTGGAGGCGCATTACGATCCGGTTGAACAGCGCCACACGATGGTGAGCAGCGTCGATTTCTTCGATTCGCATACGTATTACCTCGATGGTGTCGCGGGCACCGCAGACAGTGCCGATGCCTGGCAGCAGTACGACGTGCCGTCGCACGTCGCGGTCGGCGGTTGGCAGGGCTGGCTGCTGCTCGAACCGCGCCTCGATTGGGACTGCAACGGTGTGTGCTATCCGGGCGGCGCGCTGCTGGCGATCCGCGAAGGCGCGTTCTTGCGTGGCGAGCACGACGTGACGCCGCTTTTCATGCCGACCTCGCAAACCTCCGCTTGCGAGTGGACGCATACGCGCAATGTCCTGATCGTGTCGTATCTGGAGAACGTGCAGAGCAGGACCTCGCTGTGGATACCGTCGCAGGCGGACGATCAGACCTGGCACTGGCATCAACGCCTCTTTCCATCGCGTGACGACGTGCAAGCCGACGTTTCGCCCGTCGAACCGACGCTGAACGACGAAGTGTTCGTCGACACCGACGATTATTTGCAGCCGCCTGCGTACTGGCTCACCGATCTTGCCCAGAACAACCTGAGCGATTGGGCGCTGCTCGACCGTTGGCCGACTCAGTTCGACGCGGCGCCGTTCGCGGTGACGCGTGGGCACGCAGTGTCCACGGACGGCACGCGGGTGCCGTACACCGTGATCGGACCGCGGGTTGTGCAACAGATGGAGCAAGGGCAGACGGTGCAGCAGACGCGCGGTCAAGGGTGCAAGCAGACGCATGAGCACGCGCATACGCATACGCCCGAGCTAGCCCACGAGCCGGCGCGCCCCTGCCTGCTCAACGGTTACGGCGGCTTCGCGATTCCGCTGCTGCCGGGTTATCTGACCGGGCAGGGCATCGGCTGGCTGGCGCGGGGCGGCGTGTACGTTGTGGCGCATATTCGCGGCGGCGGCGAGTTCGGCACAGCGTGGCATATGGCGGCGCAGGGCGAGCACCGGCAGCGCGCGTTCGACGACTTCATCGCGGTGGCCGAGGCGCTCATTCGCACAGGCGTAACCAGTGCCGCGCAACTCGGCATTCAGGGTGGCAGCAATGGCGGCCTGCTGGTCGCGGCGTGCATGGTGCAGCGGCCCGAGCTATTCGGCGCCGTGGTGTGCGAGGTGCCGTTGCTCGACATGAGCCGCTATCACTTGCTGCACGCGGGCGCGTCATGGATCGATGAATACGGCGACCCCGACGAGCCCGACGAAGCACGCATGCTGGCGGCTTACTCGCCTTATCACCGAGTGAGTGCGGATGTGGCCTATCCTCCCGTGCTATTCACCACATCGACTGCGGACGACCGCGTGCATCCCGGACACGCGCGCAAGATGGCCGCGCGCATGCAGGCGCTGGGCGCGGACAGGGTCTGGTATCGAGAGAACACGGAAGGGGGCCACGGCGGCTCCGATGAGCTGGAGCAGGCCGAGCATGATGCAATGGTGTTCGAGTTCTTGTGGCGCTGTTTGAACGGGCCGGCGTAG
- a CDS encoding EI24 domain-containing protein: MNDLLRSFGRALASALHPRMLWLTFLPFLAATVGWGVILWFSWQTLIGATRTWLESWSFTVTLYRLFDWLGFSALHTAIAPFIVIAMAIPLIVVTVLLLIATLSMPAVIRFLSARQFPGLEMRHGGTWYGSLGQALWTTLVCLVLLIVTLPLWLVPPFFALIPPLLWGWLTYRVMSYDALALHATRDERRALVKRFRLPLLLIGIASGLLGSLPTLLWASSVWLIVLFPVITAVTIWIYAFILVFSALWFGYYCLRALQRMRAEEHGPRHAAPVPY; encoded by the coding sequence ATGAATGATCTGTTGCGCTCGTTTGGGCGCGCGCTCGCAAGCGCGCTCCACCCGCGCATGCTCTGGCTGACCTTCCTGCCGTTTCTGGCGGCAACGGTCGGGTGGGGCGTGATTCTCTGGTTTTCCTGGCAGACGCTGATCGGCGCCACCCGCACGTGGCTCGAAAGCTGGTCGTTCACGGTCACGCTGTATCGTCTGTTCGACTGGCTTGGCTTTTCGGCGCTGCACACGGCGATCGCGCCGTTCATCGTGATTGCGATGGCGATTCCCTTGATTGTCGTCACGGTATTGCTGCTGATCGCCACGCTGTCGATGCCGGCAGTGATCCGTTTCTTGTCGGCGCGGCAATTTCCCGGCCTCGAAATGCGTCACGGCGGAACGTGGTACGGTAGCCTCGGTCAGGCGTTGTGGACCACGCTGGTCTGTCTCGTGTTGCTGATCGTCACCTTGCCCCTATGGCTCGTGCCGCCGTTCTTCGCGCTGATTCCGCCGCTCCTGTGGGGCTGGCTGACGTATCGCGTGATGAGCTACGACGCGCTCGCGCTGCATGCCACGCGTGACGAGCGGCGCGCGCTGGTGAAGCGCTTCCGGTTGCCGCTGCTGCTGATCGGCATCGCGAGCGGACTGCTGGGGTCGCTGCCTACGCTGTTGTGGGCGTCGTCGGTCTGGCTGATCGTGCTGTTCCCGGTGATCACCGCGGTGACCATCTGGATCTACGCGTTCATCCTTGTGTTTTCGGCGCTGTGGTTCGGCTACTACTGTCTGCGCGCGCTGCAACGCATGCGCGCGGAAGAGCACGGTCCGCGGCACGCGGCACCGGTTCCTTACTGA
- a CDS encoding rhodanese-like domain-containing protein, which produces MSTLEQLYAQADKRRTENQLPYAGAVSPAEAFELLQLDPRTRLVDVRTRAELDWVGRPVIGDGQYVHVEWTRYPGAVPNQEFLQQLSQAASPDTPVLFLCRSAARSKLAAIAATQAGYSKAYDLLEGFEGDKDGQGHRKTVTGWCFRGLPWIGA; this is translated from the coding sequence ATGAGCACGCTCGAACAGTTGTACGCCCAGGCGGACAAGCGCCGCACCGAAAACCAGTTGCCCTATGCGGGCGCGGTATCGCCCGCCGAAGCGTTCGAACTGCTGCAACTCGATCCGCGCACGCGCCTCGTCGACGTGCGCACCCGTGCCGAACTCGATTGGGTCGGCCGGCCGGTTATCGGCGACGGGCAATACGTGCATGTGGAATGGACGCGCTACCCGGGCGCCGTGCCGAACCAGGAATTCCTTCAGCAACTGAGCCAGGCTGCCTCGCCCGATACGCCGGTGCTGTTTTTGTGTCGCAGCGCCGCGCGCTCGAAGCTGGCTGCGATCGCCGCCACCCAGGCGGGCTACTCCAAGGCGTACGACCTGCTGGAAGGCTTCGAAGGCGATAAGGATGGCCAAGGGCATCGGAAGACTGTGACGGGCTGGTGCTTTCGCGGGTTGCCGTGGATCGGCGCCTGA
- the glnA gene encoding type I glutamate--ammonia ligase has translation MSKSVADVVQLVKDEDVKFVDFRFTDTRGKEQHVSVPVSAFDEDKFESGHAFDGSSIAGWKGIEASDMLLIPDANTAFIDPFYEESTLVLTCDVVEPADGKGYERDPRSLAKRAEAYLKSTGLGDTAFFGPEPEFFIFDSVKWGTDQSGTFVKIGSEEAPWSSAMDFEGGNTGHRPGTKGGYFPVAPVDTFQDIRSEMCLLLEQIGIPVEVHHHEVAGQGQNEIGTKFSTLVQRADWLQQMKYIIHNVAHTYGKTATFMPKPVVGDNGSGMHVHQSIWKDGANLFAGNGYAGLSEFALFYIGGIIKHARALNAITNPSTNSYKRLVPHFEAPVKLAYSARNRSASIRIPHVSNPKGRRIETRFPDPMANPYLCFSALMMAGLDGVQNKIHPGEAADKNLYDLPPEEDAKIPTVCAGLDQALDALDADREFLTRGGVFTDSMLDAYIELKTGELQRYRQSVHPIEFEMYYSL, from the coding sequence ATGAGTAAATCCGTGGCCGACGTCGTTCAACTCGTCAAAGACGAAGACGTCAAGTTTGTCGACTTCCGTTTCACCGACACGCGCGGCAAAGAGCAACACGTTTCGGTGCCGGTGTCGGCATTCGATGAAGACAAGTTCGAAAGCGGCCATGCGTTTGACGGTTCGTCGATTGCCGGCTGGAAGGGCATCGAAGCATCGGACATGTTGCTGATCCCGGACGCGAACACTGCTTTCATCGACCCGTTCTACGAAGAATCCACCCTCGTCTTGACCTGCGACGTCGTCGAACCGGCTGACGGCAAGGGCTACGAGCGCGACCCGCGTTCGCTCGCCAAGCGCGCTGAAGCCTACCTGAAGAGCACGGGCCTCGGCGACACGGCCTTCTTCGGTCCGGAACCGGAATTCTTCATTTTCGATTCGGTCAAGTGGGGCACGGACCAGTCGGGCACGTTCGTCAAGATCGGTTCGGAAGAAGCACCGTGGTCGTCAGCGATGGACTTCGAAGGCGGCAACACCGGCCACCGTCCGGGCACGAAGGGCGGCTACTTCCCGGTCGCTCCGGTCGACACGTTCCAGGACATCCGTTCGGAAATGTGCCTGCTGCTCGAACAGATCGGCATCCCGGTCGAAGTGCATCACCACGAAGTCGCGGGCCAGGGCCAGAACGAAATCGGCACGAAGTTCTCGACGCTGGTGCAACGCGCCGACTGGCTGCAGCAAATGAAGTACATCATCCACAACGTCGCGCACACGTACGGCAAGACGGCGACGTTCATGCCGAAGCCGGTGGTTGGCGATAACGGTTCGGGCATGCACGTTCACCAGTCGATCTGGAAAGACGGCGCGAACCTGTTCGCGGGCAACGGTTACGCAGGTCTGTCGGAATTCGCGCTGTTCTACATCGGCGGCATCATCAAGCATGCTCGCGCGCTGAACGCGATCACGAACCCGTCGACGAACTCGTACAAGCGCCTCGTGCCGCACTTCGAAGCACCGGTGAAGCTGGCTTACTCGGCTCGTAACCGCTCGGCATCGATCCGCATTCCGCACGTGTCGAACCCGAAGGGCCGCCGTATCGAAACGCGTTTCCCGGATCCGATGGCGAATCCGTACCTGTGCTTCTCCGCGCTGATGATGGCGGGTCTGGACGGCGTGCAGAACAAGATTCACCCGGGCGAAGCGGCCGACAAGAACCTGTACGACCTGCCGCCGGAAGAGGATGCAAAGATCCCGACCGTGTGTGCTGGCCTCGACCAGGCGCTGGACGCACTCGACGCGGACCGCGAGTTCCTGACGCGCGGTGGCGTGTTCACGGATTCGATGCTCGACGCGTACATCGAACTGAAGACGGGCGAGCTGCAACGCTATCGTCAGTCGGTGCACCCGATCGAATTCGAAATGTACTACTCGCTGTAA